A genome region from Marasmius oreades isolate 03SP1 chromosome 5, whole genome shotgun sequence includes the following:
- a CDS encoding uncharacterized protein (MEROPS:MER0001288) has translation MITSSFAVFAILAVSAANALAVNESNLGRRHLVDSKKLRSQIKLEALLEHAKVLQGFAFATPERNRLIGSVAHNQTVQYIHDTLTHLGDHYDVTLQPFSVIAHTGGNYSLTIDGAPTNASLFEYSPNGSITELLVPVANLGCEAGDYSDAVVGKVALISRGDCMFGEKSKMARAAGATGAIIHNNVEGEISSGTLGPPSSPAATDYVPTVGVSLAAGTAWRQAIEGGATITANIVVEGSVFEERSTNNVVAETKGGNHSDVVFFGAHSDSVSAGPGINDNGSGSIALLEIAKRLIRFDVNNAVRFAWWSAEEQGLLGSEHWVTTASQEELEKIRLYLNFDMIASPNYALNAYDGDGSTFGIAGPPGSAETEKLFHEYFASVGLNSTAAEFSGRSDYGPFLDVGIACGGLDTGAEKLKTEEEVQLFGGEAGVAYDVNYHGAGDTIDNLAQDAFEYNAKAIAHAVAVYGASFKILPPKGPVQTVARRNIDAGRKVWKGDWLIA, from the exons ATGATCACGTCCTCTTTTGCGGTCTTCGCTATTTTGGCTGTCTCTGCAGCCAATGCCCTCGCCGTGAATGAAAGCAATTTGGGACGACGACACCTTGTTGACTCC AAAAAACTTCGTTCCCAAATTAAACTCGAAGCACTTCTAGAACACGCTAAAGTTCTTCAGGGTTTCGCCTTTGCCACTCCCGAGCGTAACCGTCTAATCGGTTCTGTTGCACACAACCAGACTGTGCAGTACATCCATGACACCCTCACCCACTTAGGAGACCACTACGACGTTACTCTCCAACCCTTCAGCGTCATTGCCCATACGGGAGGAAACTATTCACTCACCATTGACGGAGCTCCTACAAACGCTTCCCTCTTCGAGTACTCACCCAACGGTAGTATCACCGAACTCTTGGTTCCCGTGGCCAATTTAGGATGCGAGGCCGGAGACTACAGTGATGCCGTTGTCGGAAAGGTCGCTCTAATATCTCGTGGTGATTGTATGTTTGGCGAGAAATCGAAAATGGCGCGTGCAGCTGGAGCTACTGGCGCAATTATTCACAATAATGTGGAAGGGGAGATCAGCTCGGGTACCCTTGGTCCACCGTCTAGTCCCGCTGCAACGGAC TATGTTCCTACGGTCGGGGTTAGCCTGGCTGCTGGTACCGCTTGGAGACAAGCCATCGAGGGTGGTGCTACTATCACTGCCAACATTGTTGTCGAGGGCTCTGTCTTTGAGGAGCGTTCCACCAACAATGTAGTTGCTGAAACTAAGGGTGGTAACCATTCCGATGTCGTGTTCTTCGGTGCCCACTCTGATAGTGTGTCTGCTGGCCCTGGTATCAACGATAATGGGAGTGGAAG CATTGCCCTCCTCGAGATTGCCAAACGACTCATCAGGTTCGACGTTAACAATGCAGTACGATTTGCTTGGTGGTCAGCTGAAGAACAAGGTCTCCTTGGTTCCGAACACTGGGTTACGACTGCTTCACAAGAAGAACTCGAAAAGATTCGCCTGTACCTCAACTTTGACATGATCGCCTCGCCCAACTATGCTCTTAATGCGTATGATGGTG ACGGTTCGACTTTTGGTATAGCTGGCCCCCCAGGATCAGCCGAAACAGAAAAGCTCTTCCACGAATACTTTGCTTCCGTCGGCCTCAACTCTACTGCCGCTGAATTCAGTGGCCGTTCTGATTATGGCCCTTTCCTGGATGTTGGAATCGCGTGTGGTGGCCTTGATACTGGAGCTGAAAAGCTCAAGACTGAAGAGGAGGTTCAGTTGTTCGGCGGTGAAGCTGGCGTTGCTTACGACGTCAACTACCACGGTGCTGGTGATACTATTGATAACTTGGCTCAGGATGCTTTCGAGTACAACGCCAAGGCTATTGCACATGCCGTTGCGGTATACGGTGCCAGCTTCAAGATTTTGCCACCAAAAGGACCTGTGCAAACAGTCGCGAGGAGGAATATCGATGCAGGACGAAAGGTCTGGAAGGGTGATTGGCTTATTGCATGA
- a CDS encoding uncharacterized protein (MEROPS:MER0034727) has protein sequence MFRTVALISVSLLLAKTAATADVVDVGYAKYLGNRTFPNAVAYLGIPYAEPPLGEQRFRAPLPLNTSRIAEESEGRVVDATKYPDFCIQGPIGGNDQGGAGSEDCLNVNIYAPANAKKGDKLPVLFYIHGGGYVFGNPRNWPFDHWIRQSPNVVVVSIYYRLDAFGFLSTPEFADSKIGDFNAGFLDQIQALKWVQANIDSFGGDPSKVTINGQSAGGGSVEHHLVANEEPGLFSGAIAQSVGRSRTPTPDQQKPLFDFFASHAGCGTGDVTQKLSCLRNASVSVLARAQEAARTSELPYNSFTPIVDGKVIIGHPTTLIRNGKFARVPVIVGATSNETIGGGGDPAATLKRSFPGLSDSDIQDILAVAPISDFASATQRDQVVTGESMLICAREVLGGAFSTAPRSWTYRYNQPNPTLNASGTAHAAENWMMFLGTNTGVNGTNTFTPMTPVENAFAEELIAYWLSFVRVGDPNKFKLARSPEWPSYTLTGDTRSVKRRIVLQEDPQKSTTRSGNTIEQEPENESRRCAVVASKSEQEQN, from the exons ATGTTCAGAACGGTCGCTTTGATATCAGTGTCCCTTCTACTTGCTAAAACTGCAGCCACGGCCGACGTCGTAGATGTCGGATACGCGAAGTATCTGGGAAACCGTACTTTTCCAAATGCCGTCGCGTATCTGGGCATCCCTTACGCCGAACCACCTCTCGGTGAACAACGGTTTCGAGCTCCTTTACCTCTCAATACCTCGAGAATTGCAGAAGAGTCGGAAGGACGCGTGGTAGATGCCACAAAATACCCTGACTTCTGCATCCAGGGACCGATTGGAG GGAATGATCAGGGAGGCGCCGGAAGCGAAGACTGTCTTAACGTTAACATTTACGCTCCTGCGAATGCGAAGAAAGGGGACAAAT TACCCGTGCTTTTCTATATCCATGGAGGAG GATACGTCTTCGGGAACCCAAGAAACTGGCCCTTTGATCATTGGATTCGTCAAAGCCCAAATGTTGTCGTTGTATCTATATACTACCGACTCGACGCGTTTGGTTTTCTCAGTACCCCGGAATTCGCAGATTCAAAAATTGGTGATTTCAATGCCGGCTTCTTGGACCAGATTCAAGCTCTTAAATGGGTCCAGGCAAATATCGACTCTTTCGGCGGCGATCCATCCAAGGTGACGATTAACGGGCAGAGTGCGGGAGGAGGTTCAGTAGAACATCATCTTGTTGCAAACGAAGAGCCCGGACTATTTTCGGGAGCGATTGCACAGAGTGTGGGTAGGTCAAGGACGCCAACTCCGGATCAACAAAAG CCACTCTTCGACTTCTTTGCCTCCCATGCTGGTTGTGGCACCGGCGACGTGACCCAAAAACTTTCTTGCCTGAGAAATGCTAGCGTCAGTGTCCTGGCTCGTGCCCAAGAAGCCGCGAGGACAAGTGAATT ACCCTACAATTCTTTTACCCCCATTGTTGACGGGAAGGTCATTATCGGCCATCCAACCACCCTCATCAGAAACGGAAAATTCGCGAGGGTGCCTGTGATCGTTGG CGCGACCTCAAATGAAACTATCGGTGGAGGCGGCGATCCTGCAGCCACCCTCAAGCGTTCGTTCCCGGGTCTTTCTGATAGCGACATTCAAGACATATTGGCG GTCGCCCCCATAAGTGACTTTGCCTCCGCCACCCAGCGGGACCAAGTTGTGACCGGAGAGTCAATGCTTATATGCGCG CGAGAAGTCTTAGGTGGCGCATTCTCTACTGCACCGAGATCCTGGACATATCGATACAATCAGCCCAATCCAACTCTCAACGCTAGCGGAACTGCTCATGCTGCAGAAAATTGGATGATGTTTTTGGGTACAAACACAGG GGTAAATGGGACGAACACATTCACTCCGATGACCCCCGTTGAGAACGCGTTCGCAGAAGAGTTGATCGCGTATTGGCTCTCGTTCGTTAGAGTTGGTGATCCGAACAAGTTCAAGTTGGCCAGATCTCCAGAGTGGCCTTCATACACTCTTACTGGTGATACTCGCAGTGTGAAGAGGCGGATTGTATTACAGGAAGACCCGCAGAAGTCGACGACTCGTAGTGGAAATACCATTGAACAAGAACCTGAAAATGAGAGTAGGAGATGTGCGGTTGTAGCAAGTAAATCTGAACAGGAGCAAAATTGA